The stretch of DNA GGTATAATATCGCCGGCGGATAAATTCACGATATCCCCCGGTACAATCTCTGTGATTTTTACTTCCTTCAGTTTTCCGTTTCGGCAAACAGTTGCTGTTGTCTGAACTAATTCGCTCAACTTCTCTGCTTCTTTTCCGGCACGGTATTCTTGACTAAATGAAAGACCCACACTCATCATCGCCATCAATATAACCAAAACTGCAGAAATTTTTTCACCAAAAAAAATTGAAAATACCGCAATTACTAATAACACAATAACTAAAGGATTTAAAAATTTTTCCAGAATTTTAATTACTATTGACTTTTCTTTTTTGTGAACCGGCTCATTGTATCCATAGATTTCAAGGCGTTTTTGGGCTTCAAGATCAGTTAATCCCTTAATTGATGTTTGTAACTTTTCAAAAATAAAATCCGGGGTGGTTCGGATATAATCAAAATCGATAACTTGTAATTTTTTGTCCATATTTATTTGATATTCATCTGATTAAGAAACTCTTTTACTTTAATTAATGCTTTTGCTCGATGGCTAATCTTATTTTTTTCTTCCGGTGATAATTCGGCAAATGTTTTATCAAAGCCATCAGGTATAAAGACTGGGTCATAGCCAAAGCCAGACTCGCCTTTCGGTTTGTCGGCAATTACGCCCGAACAAACTCCTTCAAATATCTTAAGAGGAAGATTATAAGAATCAGGAAGCGCTACTGCACAAACGCAGCGAAAACGTGCTTGGCGATTTGCAATACCTTCTAATAGTTTTAGGAATTTTTTCACATTATCTTGATAGGTTGCT from candidate division WOR-3 bacterium encodes:
- a CDS encoding non-canonical purine NTP pyrophosphatase, translated to ATYQDNVKKFLKLLEGIANRQARFRCVCAVALPDSYNLPLKIFEGVCSGVIADKPKGESGFGYDPVFIPDGFDKTFAELSPEEKNKISHRAKALIKVKEFLNQMNIK